Proteins from a single region of Undibacterium sp. KW1:
- a CDS encoding potassium transporter Kup: MANQHTKSSLAGLTLAAVGIVYGDIGTSPLYTMKEVFSKEHGLPLNEANIFGVVSLIVWGLLVIVAIKYVTLILRADNRGEGGIMALTALALESVGKSSKWHFTLLVLGLFGAALFYGDGVITPAISVLSAIEGLEVATPAFTPYVVPITLVVLLLLYSVQYKGTAGIGKWFGPIMVIWFIVLAGMGLYNIAKMPGILWALNPAHAFHFLTEYKWLAFLALGAVVLAFTGAEALYADMGHFGSKPIRAAWFMIVFPSLGLNYLGQGALLLGTPEAVSNPFYQQLGAWSVYPLVILSTIATVIASQATISGTFSMTKQAISLGIMPRMEIVHTSSKEIGQIYIPAVNWLQLAVVVAAVIGFGSSSSLASAYGIAVTGTMLVTSLLTFFVIRYGWKYNPFLCFAATGFFLFIDVALFSANALKFFHGGWFPVVLGIVMFTLMMTWKRGRELVFDNLKKHAIPLEDFLESLFVSPPVRVAGTAIFLRGEADGVPHALLHNLSHNKILHERVIFLTLHNREIPWVPFSERIKVSDLGNACHQIDVYYGFKNEPDIPGALALCAPYGLTFEPLETSYFISRQTIISSPGSGMAAWRESVFVAMSRIARDAADFYQIPSNRVIEVGSQVEI; encoded by the coding sequence TTGGCTAATCAACACACAAAAAGCAGCCTTGCAGGCTTGACCCTGGCTGCTGTCGGCATCGTCTATGGCGATATAGGTACTAGTCCTCTTTACACGATGAAAGAGGTGTTTTCAAAAGAACATGGTCTCCCCCTGAATGAGGCGAATATTTTCGGCGTGGTTTCGCTTATCGTCTGGGGCCTGCTGGTCATTGTCGCCATTAAATATGTAACGCTCATACTCAGGGCAGATAACCGTGGTGAAGGCGGTATTATGGCCTTGACTGCTTTGGCTCTGGAGTCAGTGGGTAAATCGTCAAAATGGCATTTTACGTTGCTTGTTTTGGGACTGTTTGGTGCCGCACTATTTTATGGGGACGGCGTCATTACTCCTGCCATATCGGTGCTTTCTGCAATAGAGGGATTGGAAGTTGCAACCCCCGCTTTCACACCCTATGTGGTACCCATCACTTTGGTCGTCTTGCTGCTGTTGTATTCTGTGCAATACAAGGGCACTGCTGGCATAGGCAAGTGGTTCGGCCCCATTATGGTGATCTGGTTCATCGTGCTTGCCGGTATGGGTTTGTATAATATCGCCAAGATGCCCGGAATACTCTGGGCCTTAAATCCTGCACATGCATTTCATTTTCTGACAGAATATAAATGGCTGGCTTTCCTGGCTTTGGGTGCAGTCGTGTTGGCATTTACCGGTGCAGAAGCCTTGTACGCAGACATGGGCCATTTTGGTAGCAAGCCCATACGTGCAGCCTGGTTCATGATTGTATTTCCATCCCTGGGTTTGAATTACCTTGGCCAGGGGGCATTGTTGCTTGGCACTCCTGAAGCCGTCAGCAATCCTTTTTACCAGCAACTGGGTGCATGGAGTGTATATCCGCTGGTGATTTTATCGACGATAGCGACAGTGATCGCGTCGCAGGCAACAATTTCTGGCACCTTCTCTATGACCAAGCAGGCAATTTCGCTGGGTATTATGCCGCGCATGGAGATTGTTCATACATCATCAAAAGAAATAGGCCAGATATATATTCCTGCGGTTAACTGGTTGCAGCTGGCAGTTGTGGTTGCTGCAGTGATTGGTTTTGGTTCGTCTTCCAGTTTGGCGTCGGCCTACGGTATTGCCGTCACTGGTACGATGCTGGTCACTTCGCTCCTGACTTTCTTCGTGATTCGTTATGGTTGGAAATATAACCCCTTCCTTTGTTTCGCGGCGACAGGCTTTTTCCTGTTCATTGACGTAGCACTTTTCTCTGCCAATGCCTTGAAGTTCTTCCATGGTGGTTGGTTCCCTGTTGTCTTGGGTATAGTAATGTTCACCCTGATGATGACCTGGAAGCGTGGCCGCGAATTGGTATTCGACAATTTGAAAAAGCATGCGATTCCATTGGAAGACTTCCTCGAATCCCTGTTTGTTTCTCCTCCAGTGCGTGTCGCAGGTACTGCAATCTTCCTGCGTGGCGAGGCCGATGGTGTGCCGCATGCGTTATTGCACAATCTTTCGCATAACAAGATATTGCATGAACGTGTGATTTTCCTGACCCTGCATAATCGTGAAATTCCCTGGGTGCCTTTCTCGGAAAGGATCAAGGTCAGTGACCTGGGAAATGCCTGTCATCAGATTGACGTCTATTATGGCTTCAAGAATGAGCCGGATATCCCGGGTGCCCTGGCGCTGTGCGCGCCCTATGGCCTGACTTTCGAGCCTTTGGAAACCTCTTACTTCATTTCACGTCAGACCATCATCTCCAGCC